In one Gracilinanus agilis isolate LMUSP501 chromosome 6, AgileGrace, whole genome shotgun sequence genomic region, the following are encoded:
- the LOC123251398 gene encoding olfactory receptor 8K3-like: MTKLNETKGSQVTEFILMSITNIPELRGPLFVVFLLNYMATVVGNLGLIILTSVDSHLQTPMYFFLRHLAYVDLGYSTVIGPKMLASFIVEKNTISYNECATQFSFYIIFITSEFFILSAMAYDRYVAIVKPLLYIVIMSNRVCWVLVVITYLYSIMVSLLVTIKIFNSSFCASNVMRQFFCDSVPPLYIICSDIRETKLIIKFFAAFDLISSLSIVLVSYILIIVAILSMNSSEGRHKAFFTCGSHLTAVVLFYATLLFMYMKPQSSYSFDTEKIATVFYTLVIPMLNPLIYSLRNKEVKDAFKRVFKKLI, encoded by the coding sequence ATGACCAAGTTGAATGAAACCAAAGGAAGTCAGGTGACTGAATTCATTCTCATGAGCATCACAAACATTCCGGAGCTGAGGGGTCccctttttgttgtctttttacTCAACTACATGGCCACAGTTGTGGGGAATCTGGGCCTGATCATCTTAACAAGTGTTGATTCCCACCTGCAAACTCCGATGTACTTTTTTCTCAGGCATCTGGCATATGTTGATCTTGGCTATTCCACAGTCATTGGTCCAAAAATGCTAGCCAGTTTCATAGTGGAAAAAAATACCATCTCCTACAATGAATGTGCAACACAGTTCAGTTTCTATATCATCTTTATCACCAGTGAATTTTTTATTCTGTCTGCCATGGCATATGATCGCTATGTGGCTATCGTTAAGCCCCTTCTCTATATTGTCATCATGTCAAACAGAGTGTGTTGGGTCTTGGTAGTTATTACTTACCTCTATAGTATCATGGTATCCTTACTAGTAACAATTAAGATATTTAATTCATCATTCTGTGCATCAAATGTAATGAGACAGTTCTTCTGTGATAGTGTCCCTCCTTTGTACATTATTTGTTCAGACATAAGAGAGACTAAACTAATCATTAAGTTCTTTGCTGCATTTgatttaatttcttccctttctatagTCCTTGTCTCCTACATACTCATTATTGTGGCCATCCTTAGTATGAACTCTTCTGAGGGAAGGCATAAAGCTTTCTTTACCTGTGGCTCTCATCTCACAGCAGTGGTTCTCTTCTATGCTACACTTCTCTTCATGTACATGAAACCCCAATCTAGTTACTCTTTTGATACAGAGAAGATAGCCACTGTGTTTTATACCCTGGTTATTCCCATGCTCAACCCTTTGATTTACAGCTTGAGGAACAAAGAGGTTAAGGATGCCTTTAAAAGGGTCTTTAAGAAACTGATATAA